The following DNA comes from Halobacillus litoralis.
ACGTTTATTCGACAGGTATTGCCGAAACGGTTGAACAGGTGAAGGCTGACAAAGTCCGTGTACTTGGGATTACTGCTGAAGAAAGACTTGAAGGAGAGGTTTTATCTGAATTCCCTACAGCTAAAGAACAGGGAATTGACGCTACTTTTGTTAACTGGAGAGGGTTCTTCGGTCCAGGAGATATGACAGAAGGACAAGTGAAATATTATGAAGAAAAACTGAAAGAAGTCAGTGATTCAGAAGCTTTTGCTGACATACGTAAAAACTATGGCTGGAACGAGATGTATATGGATAGTGAAGAGTATGGCAAGTTCCTTGATGAACAAAAAGAAGAATTGGGTACTCTGATGGAAGAACTGGGATTGAATCAATAAGGGTGAAAGGGTCTGGTTCCAGGCCCTTTCCTATTTACCACTAAGGTGAAGGTGATACGTGTGCTGAAAACATTGAATCAAAAAATTAGTATTGTGCTGATTTTGTTGGCTGCGGGTTATTTGTATATGAGCTACAACTTGAAAGAGTACTCCTATGTGCCGGTGGATTCAGATTTTCTGCCTAAGGTGCTTGGTTATTTATTGATTGTGCTCGCTGTGTTTTTATTTTTTGATAAGTCATCAGAAACAGAAGAAGAAAAGGAGAAGAGGCAGGTTCCAAGAAGTGAAATTCTTGTATTGCTTGCGGTCGGAGGCATGATTTTTCTTTATATTTTCTTATTAGAGATCATTGGATTTGTGCTCAGCTCCGTATTGTTCGTCTTTTGCTGCTCTTTATTTTTGGGATATCGCAAGCACAAAATCAATGCGATGGTGGCGGTCATTTTTCCACTCGTCATGTATTTATCGTTCAATTATCTTTTGCAAATTAGTTTACCTCAAGGGATATTACCATTTTAGAAGGTGTGAGTTATTATGGGTGCAGGTTTGATGGAAGGGTTTCAAGTTGCCTTTAGCTGGCAAGGAATATTATTTGTTCTTATTGGTGTAGTAGCGGGAACGTTGATCGGGATGATGCCGGGTTTGGGACCGATCAGTGCGATTGCCATCATGATTCCGATCACATATGGAATGGATCCCTCTTCTGCACTTGTTATGATGGCTGGTGTTTATTATGGTGCTGTCTTCGGTGGATCGACCTCCTCCATTTTGTTGAATGCACCTGGGATATCAGGGACAGTTGCGACATCGTTTGACGGTTACCCCATGGCTCAGCGGGGCGAGGCAGGGAAAGCATTAGCGATTGCCGCGATTTCCTCCTTTGTCGGGGGAACGGTTTCAGTTGTACTGCTGATGCTTTTCGCTCCTGCTCTGGCGCAAGTGGCCGTATCTTTCGGTCCTGCCCAATATTTTGCGCTTATGTTCTTAGGTTTGACGGCCATCTCCAGTTTATCTGATGGATCGACAAATAAAGCTTTGATCACGGCTACGATGGGGTTCATGGTTGCGACCATCGGAATTGATGGCCAAACAGGGACGACCCGTTTTACATTCGGGAATGCCAATTTACTGGAAGGAATCGATTTCTTAGTCATCGCTCTCGGTTTGTTCGCATTGGCAGAGATCTGTCACCTTGTCATCAAAAGGAAAGACACCTCTCTTCAGAACCAGGGTGATATCGGAAGTCTGAAACTGACGAAGCAAGATTTCAAAGAAATGAGAGGACCGATGACGAGACAGTCTTTTCTCGGATTTATTTTAGGCGTGCTCCCAGGAGCAGGGGCGACCATCGCTTCGTTCATCGGCTATATTTCAGAAAAGAGAATAGCTAAACGACCGGAAGAATTCGGAAAAGGCTCGATCAAAGGATTGTCTGCTCCCGAAACAGCTAACAACGCTGCAACAAGTGGTGCTTTCGTGCCTTTGCTAAGCCTGGGAATTCCGGGGTCTGGGACGACAGCAGTCATGCTTGGAGCCTTCCTTGTCTTAGGCATCCAGCCAGGTCCATTGTTGATGGCTGACAGACCTGAAGTTTTCTGGGGAATCATTGCCAGCATGTATATCGGGAACATTTTCTTGCTGATTTTGAATCTGCCATTGATTCCTTACATTGCAAAAATCCTGAAAATCGCCCGTCCAATGCTCATCTCTCTCGTGGCGATTTTCAGTTTGATCGGTGTTTATGCCATCAGCTTCAGCACATTTGATTTATATCTATTGTTGATCTTCGGTGTGCTTGGTTACTTGATGAGGTTGTTCAGTTTTCCAGCTGCCCCTTTCATTCTTGCCTTCATTCTAGGTGGAATGATGGAGCAGTCTTTCCGACAAACGATGACAGCTTCTGGAGGGGACATGATGGCACTGATTTCCGATCCGGTTTCGATCAGCTTATATATCGTAAGTCTGTTGTCCTTCGCGGTGCCGCTGATCCGTAACCGTAAGAGTGCGAGACAGGTGTAAGCGGATTTGTAATAAAAGCTCTTGCACCGATACAGTAAATCAAAATAAAGCGAGGCTGGGATAAAAGAATTTCCCACTAGAAAACCCGAACGAATTTTTTCGTTCGGGTTTTCTATATGAATCAATTAATGGATATGTTAAGGTTTGTTGCTTCTCACGAATCGCTTGTCGGTGGATGCTTGCCGCGGGCACGGCCTCAGCTAACTTGGTCAAGAAGAACACTTGACCAAATGGATCTTCGGCTCGCGCTGTTCCCGCAGGCGTCACCACCGAACGCTCCTGGTGGAAGCAACGAGGCTTATCTAAATAGGGTGTTTTTCTTTGATTAAGAAATCACACGGAAGATCGTCCCGAGTCTGAATGGGAGTATATGGCACCAAGACCACTGAGAAGCCTTTTCTAATCCAGAGGGGCTATTATCGTTTGTTGTTGCTTCTCACGAATCGCTTGTCGGTGGATGCTTGCCGCGGGCACGGCCTCAGCTAACTTGGTCAAGAAGATCATTTGACCAAGTGGATCTTCGGCTCGCGCTGTTCCCGCAGGCGTCACCACCGACCGCTCCTCGTGGAAGCAACGAGGCCAATCTGAAAAGAGTGATTTTCTTTGATTAAGAAATCACACGGAAGATCGTCCCGAGTCTGAATGGGACTATATGGAACCGAGACCACTGAGAAGTCTTTTCTAATCCAGAGGGGCTATTATCGTTTGTTGTTGCTTCACACGAATCGCTTGTCGGTGGATGCTTGCCGCTGATCAAGGTGCTTGCACTTTTGGTTGTTAACTAGTAGTTATGTGTTCTTTTTCCAGTGCTTTTTCCCCTGCTCGCAATACTTCAATGATGCGGTCGACATCATACACGCTTCCTTTCCATGTGCCGCCACTTACTTTTTGCAGCTCTGCCCATAGACGAGTATCATCAGGTAAATATTCCGACGGGTGGATATCCTCGTTTTGGCTGCGCTGGGCCAGGATTTCACTTCCTTCTTCTGGTGTGGCTGGCTGGTCTTCGGTGCCGAGAAAATGAAGGTGGCCAGACAGGTTGTGGGTGTCGATATAAACTTCCACTACATCATCGTCTTTCAATTTTCCGATTGGTCCATCTGCTAACCCTTCCGGTCCGATATGTCCGATGCAGGCGCCAGTCGATACACCAGAGAAGCGGGCATCTGTGAGAAGAGTGACGTATTTGCCGTAAGATAAGTGCTTCAATGCGGATGTAAGCTGATAGGTTTCTTCCATACCTGTCCCTAGTGGTCCGCAGCCAGTGACTGCCATGATGTCGCCTTTTTTAATTTCCCCATTTTTGATAGCGGTGATGGCTTTCCTCTCGCTTGTATATACTTTAATTTTTCCTTTGTGATAATATATTCCCTCTGCATCAATCACTTCAGGGTCGATGGAGGTGGATTTTATAACCGCTCCTTCTGGTGCAATGTTGCCGACCGGGAAGGTGATCGTTGAGGTGAGACCTCTTTCTTTGGCACGTTCTGGTGACATGATGACTTCTTCGGCTTTTACTTGGTCAGCGTCAGCCAAACGTTGTTTCATTTTAGCTCGTCGCGGCGAATGCTCCCACCATTCGAGGTTCTCTCGCAATGTTTTGCCAGTTACGGTCATGACATCCATGTGGAGCAAGCCTAGATTCTTGAGATGAAGCATGACTTCAGGTACGCCACCTGCCAGATAGGCTCTTACTGTCGGGTGATGGTCAGGGCCATTCGGGAGAACGCTTACAATTCTAGGTGTCTTCCGGTTCACTTCGATCCAATCTTCTACGGTCGGTATATCACATCCTGCTGCGTGAGCGATTGCCGGTATATGAAGGAGGAGGTTGGTGGATCCACCGAAAGCGGCATGGACGACCATCGCGTTTTCGATCGCTTCATTTGTAACGATATCTTTAGTAGTTAATTTTTGATTGATCATCTCTAAAACGGCCTGGGAGGATTTCCTGCCCATTTCTTTCCATATATCTTGTCCGGATGGGGCCAGGGCTGAATGCGGGATCGACATGCCGAGCGCCTCGCCGACAACCTGGGCTGATGCAGCTGTCCCTAAGAACTGGCATCCCCCTCCTGGTGTCGCACATGCTACACAGCCGAGTTCAGCAGCTTCTTTAAGTGAAAGCTCATCATTGGAGTAACGGGCGCCGATGGTTTGAATTTTTCCGGCATCTTCTCCATATGTAGGGGGGAGCGTCACTCCACCAGGGATGATGACAGTCGGAAGGTCATGCATAGAAGCAAGTGCCATTATCATCGCTGGCAGTCCTTTATCACAAGTGGCAATTCCGACGACGGCTCTTCTTGTCGGCAAGGAGCGGATAAGTCTGCGATAGACCTGTGCGGCATCATTCCGGTATGGAAAAGAATCGAACATTCCTGTCGTCCCTTGTGATCTGCCGTCACATGGATCGCTTACATATGCGGCAAAAGGAACCCCTTTAGCTTTATGGACTTCCATTGCTGCTTCTTTCATGAGCATATCAACTTCCCAGTGCCCCGTATGATACCCAAGAGCAACCGGGTCGCCATTGCTGTCTTTCATCCCTCCCTGCGTACTAAGCATCAGGACTTGTTTTTCATTCAATTTATTCGGCTGCCATCCCATCCCGACATTTTGAGATAAACCGAACAGATTCCCACTCGGAGAATTTCGGAGCATCTCGTCTGTAAGGGGAAGAGTTCCTCCAGGGCCAGGGGCTTTCGTTTCTATTAAATCGATGTCCGTTTCTGTGAATTCCATGAGATTTTCTTTATGATTGCTCAAAAATAGCACTCCTTTCAATAAAATGAAAACGCTTATTTATTAAATGATTATGAATTTTCTAAACAAAATTGTCAACTATGTAGAACCTGGTTTTATAATATAAAACGTTATATTGCAAAGAGATTTCAAAATATTCTTGATATCTTACAAACTATGAGGTATTATGACGTTAATTAGTTCGTGCAATGGACAAACTTAGTTTTGGATTTTATTTTAGGAGGTGGATCTGCAGAAAGGGGTAGAATAAGGCTTGTTTTTTTACATGATAATGAAAACGCTAACAAAAAGGGGAGAGGTTCTATGTTAAAACCGAAAATATGGTTGATGGCGATTGCTGTATTGATTTTTGCGGCAGGGTGTCAGGACAGTGAGAGTGCTTCTAACGGGGATTCCGGAGGTGGCGATTCTGAAACATTGACACTCTGGCATATTGAAACAGGTAAATCTGAAGTGGCACTCGAGGATGCGGTCAAGCGTTTCGAGGAAAGTCATGAAGGCGTCAACGTCGAGGTTGTCAGACAGGAAAATGACCCTTATAAAACGAAACTTTCTGTCGCTATGGGCGGAGGTACACCACCAGATGTCTTCCACTCCTGGGGTGGCGGCTGGTTAGAGAAATTCGTAAATGCCGGCCAGGTGAAGGATATTTCAGAAAATATCGATACATCACAATACTTGCCTGCAGCACTTTCACCTGCTGAATTCGATGGCAAGAACTACGGTGCCCCTTTAGCTATGGATATCGTACCCGTCTGGTATAACAAAGAGATGTTCGAAGAGTACGGGCTTGAGGAGCCGGAAACTTATGACGAGCTGCTGGAAATCGTAGAAACATTGAAGTCCAATGACATTGTTCCATTTTCATTAGCCAACCAATCGAAATGGCCTGGTTCTTTCTATTACATGTATTTTGCTGAAAGATTCGGAGGCCCTGAACTTTTCAACGAAGCGTACAATCGTGAAGGCAGAGGCTTTGATGATGAAGCTTATATCAAAGCAGGAGAGAAAATCCAGGAGCTTGCTGAGATGGAAGCATTCCCGGATGGGTTCAACGGGATGAATTTTGATACAGGTCAATCGAGACAACTCCTTTATGCTGAACAGGCAGGAATGATTGTTCAGGGGAACTGGATGCTTGGGACGACAAGAAATGATATGCCTGAGTTTGAAGAGAAACTTGGATTCTTCTTGTTCCCGACCATTGAAGGTGGACAGGGATCGAACAAGGATATCGTCGGTGGTGTAAGTCCAGTCTTCTCTGTATCTGAGAAAAGTGAAAAGCAAGAGCTGGCAGCAGAGCTTGTCAATGAGTTGACGAACAAAGAAACAGCACAGCAGTTGGCAAATACAGATGGGGCCATCTCTGCAGTCAAGGGCGTAGAGTACGATGATGAATATGTCCAGCAAATCAGCACAGTGCTGGAAGAAGCAGAATACATGCAGACATTCTATGACCAGACCCTTCCGCCGGAATTAGCTGAAGTCCACTTGGATACGACTCAGGCGTTGTTCGGTTTATCCATGACACCTGAAGAGGCGGCCAAGGAAGTCGAGGCAAAAGCAAAAGAAGTTCTAGAATAGAAACAGGAAAACTACATCAGGTGCACAGCTGCTTGGTGTAGTTTTCATATCCAACATGAGTGAGGTGAGAGGCTTGGCGAATAATGCAAAGAAATTGAGTGATGAGCAGGACCAGCACAGTGGGAGCGAGAAGGTCTACAGCCCTCCTGCACCGGTACGGTTAGATAAAGCGAAAAAGAAGAGGGAGAAACAGGATTTATGGGTGATCATCGGTTTCATGGGTCCGGCTCTCCTGATTTATGGGTTATATGTCATCTATTCCATAGTGATGACCTTCTACTACAGTTTGTTTGAATGGTCAGGCATTGATAACAACATGGTCTTTAACGGGATTCAAAATTACATCACCTTGATGGGGGACGCCGTTTTTTGGACTTCCTTACAAAATAACTTTCTTTTAGTCGGCGCTTCGTTATTGACCCAACTCCCATTAGGTTTAATTATGGCATTACTTTTATTCAGTCCTATCAAAGGGATGAGATTCTTCCGATCGATCTATTTCATGCCTTTCCTGATGTCGACAGTAGCGATCGGTATCTTGTTCATCTATATCTTCGATGGAAACTTCGGGATTGTGAACCAGATCCTCGGACAACTAGGGCTGGAGTCATGGCAGAGAGGCTGGCTTGGAAATGAAGAGACGGCTATTTGGGCGGTTATCGCTACGGTTTGCTGGCAATTTGCACCTTTTTACATGATTTTATTCCGTGCAGCGATCGTAGGGATTCCGGAAGAATTGTATGAAGCTGCTGATATTGACGGAGCCAATTCCCGGAAGAAATTTTTTGCGATTACACTGCCATTGCTTGTTCCGACTATTATCACCTCTTCGATTCTATCGATTATCGGGGCACTGAAGTATTTTGATCTGATTTATGTCATGACAGATGGTGGGCCGAACAACTCGACAGAACTGATGGCCACCTATATGTATGAACAAACCTTTACTAATTTCAATATGGGGTACGGGAGCAGTATCTCGTTCAGTATGTTCATCATTGCGTTGATCGTCACCATATTCATCATCATTTTCGACCAGAAAAGGAAAGGAGCCAGCTAGATGTTGAAAAGAATCAGACAAATTCCTCTCTATGCCTTAGCGATCATCTTGTTATTGTTCACAGGTATCCCATTTTTCGTGATGGTAAGTACCTCTTTCAAAACTCAATTCGAGTTCATGAATTCTCCCTGGTCCTTGCCTGACAGTTTTTCGCTTGCCAATTATCAATTGTTATTCGAATCTGAGTTCTTCCGTTTCTTCTTCAATAGTGTCCTCGTATCGGTGATTTCGGTGGTCGCTGTTATCGTGCTTGGAGCGATGGCCAGTTTCCCATTGGCACGGATGCGCTTCAAGTTGAACAGGCCGCTGTTCATCCTGTTTTTAGTCGGAATGATGATCCCGATCC
Coding sequences within:
- a CDS encoding tripartite tricarboxylate transporter TctB family protein; the encoded protein is MLKTLNQKISIVLILLAAGYLYMSYNLKEYSYVPVDSDFLPKVLGYLLIVLAVFLFFDKSSETEEEKEKRQVPRSEILVLLAVGGMIFLYIFLLEIIGFVLSSVLFVFCCSLFLGYRKHKINAMVAVIFPLVMYLSFNYLLQISLPQGILPF
- a CDS encoding tripartite tricarboxylate transporter permease encodes the protein MGAGLMEGFQVAFSWQGILFVLIGVVAGTLIGMMPGLGPISAIAIMIPITYGMDPSSALVMMAGVYYGAVFGGSTSSILLNAPGISGTVATSFDGYPMAQRGEAGKALAIAAISSFVGGTVSVVLLMLFAPALAQVAVSFGPAQYFALMFLGLTAISSLSDGSTNKALITATMGFMVATIGIDGQTGTTRFTFGNANLLEGIDFLVIALGLFALAEICHLVIKRKDTSLQNQGDIGSLKLTKQDFKEMRGPMTRQSFLGFILGVLPGAGATIASFIGYISEKRIAKRPEEFGKGSIKGLSAPETANNAATSGAFVPLLSLGIPGSGTTAVMLGAFLVLGIQPGPLLMADRPEVFWGIIASMYIGNIFLLILNLPLIPYIAKILKIARPMLISLVAIFSLIGVYAISFSTFDLYLLLIFGVLGYLMRLFSFPAAPFILAFILGGMMEQSFRQTMTASGGDMMALISDPVSISLYIVSLLSFAVPLIRNRKSARQV
- a CDS encoding YjhG/YagF family D-xylonate dehydratase, which produces MEFTETDIDLIETKAPGPGGTLPLTDEMLRNSPSGNLFGLSQNVGMGWQPNKLNEKQVLMLSTQGGMKDSNGDPVALGYHTGHWEVDMLMKEAAMEVHKAKGVPFAAYVSDPCDGRSQGTTGMFDSFPYRNDAAQVYRRLIRSLPTRRAVVGIATCDKGLPAMIMALASMHDLPTVIIPGGVTLPPTYGEDAGKIQTIGARYSNDELSLKEAAELGCVACATPGGGCQFLGTAASAQVVGEALGMSIPHSALAPSGQDIWKEMGRKSSQAVLEMINQKLTTKDIVTNEAIENAMVVHAAFGGSTNLLLHIPAIAHAAGCDIPTVEDWIEVNRKTPRIVSVLPNGPDHHPTVRAYLAGGVPEVMLHLKNLGLLHMDVMTVTGKTLRENLEWWEHSPRRAKMKQRLADADQVKAEEVIMSPERAKERGLTSTITFPVGNIAPEGAVIKSTSIDPEVIDAEGIYYHKGKIKVYTSERKAITAIKNGEIKKGDIMAVTGCGPLGTGMEETYQLTSALKHLSYGKYVTLLTDARFSGVSTGACIGHIGPEGLADGPIGKLKDDDVVEVYIDTHNLSGHLHFLGTEDQPATPEEGSEILAQRSQNEDIHPSEYLPDDTRLWAELQKVSGGTWKGSVYDVDRIIEVLRAGEKALEKEHITTS
- a CDS encoding extracellular solute-binding protein, whose translation is MLKPKIWLMAIAVLIFAAGCQDSESASNGDSGGGDSETLTLWHIETGKSEVALEDAVKRFEESHEGVNVEVVRQENDPYKTKLSVAMGGGTPPDVFHSWGGGWLEKFVNAGQVKDISENIDTSQYLPAALSPAEFDGKNYGAPLAMDIVPVWYNKEMFEEYGLEEPETYDELLEIVETLKSNDIVPFSLANQSKWPGSFYYMYFAERFGGPELFNEAYNREGRGFDDEAYIKAGEKIQELAEMEAFPDGFNGMNFDTGQSRQLLYAEQAGMIVQGNWMLGTTRNDMPEFEEKLGFFLFPTIEGGQGSNKDIVGGVSPVFSVSEKSEKQELAAELVNELTNKETAQQLANTDGAISAVKGVEYDDEYVQQISTVLEEAEYMQTFYDQTLPPELAEVHLDTTQALFGLSMTPEEAAKEVEAKAKEVLE
- a CDS encoding carbohydrate ABC transporter permease — encoded protein: MANNAKKLSDEQDQHSGSEKVYSPPAPVRLDKAKKKREKQDLWVIIGFMGPALLIYGLYVIYSIVMTFYYSLFEWSGIDNNMVFNGIQNYITLMGDAVFWTSLQNNFLLVGASLLTQLPLGLIMALLLFSPIKGMRFFRSIYFMPFLMSTVAIGILFIYIFDGNFGIVNQILGQLGLESWQRGWLGNEETAIWAVIATVCWQFAPFYMILFRAAIVGIPEELYEAADIDGANSRKKFFAITLPLLVPTIITSSILSIIGALKYFDLIYVMTDGGPNNSTELMATYMYEQTFTNFNMGYGSSISFSMFIIALIVTIFIIIFDQKRKGAS